The Nocardioides humi genome includes a region encoding these proteins:
- a CDS encoding TetR/AcrR family transcriptional regulator gives MTAWVDRRTPAVERILDAAGALFAEQGVDAVAMGEIAAAAGCSRATLYRYFPDRPALQLAFVQREAVRVGGLVAADLAGAKGDPVTEGVLSALRHVRAAPALAAWFSATDAGRTADLAQGSEVVEALGLTMAPDAEAARWLVRVIVSLLTVPGGTAVQERRLVERFVAPVITLTSP, from the coding sequence GTGACCGCCTGGGTCGACCGGCGTACCCCTGCCGTGGAGCGGATCCTCGACGCCGCCGGCGCGCTCTTCGCCGAGCAGGGCGTCGACGCCGTGGCCATGGGCGAGATCGCCGCCGCGGCGGGCTGCTCGCGGGCCACGCTCTACCGCTACTTCCCGGACCGGCCGGCGCTGCAGCTGGCGTTCGTGCAGCGGGAGGCGGTCCGGGTCGGCGGTCTGGTCGCGGCCGACCTCGCCGGAGCGAAGGGCGATCCGGTCACCGAGGGGGTCCTGTCGGCGCTGCGCCACGTCCGCGCGGCGCCGGCCCTGGCCGCCTGGTTCAGCGCGACCGACGCCGGTCGTACGGCGGACCTGGCCCAGGGCTCGGAGGTGGTCGAGGCGCTCGGCCTCACCATGGCGCCGGACGCCGAGGCCGCCCGCTGGCTGGTGCGCGTCATCGTCTCGCTGCTGACCGTCCCCGGCGGCACCGCGGTGCAGGAACGGCGCCTGGTCGAGCGGTTCGTCGCGCCGGTGATCACCCTGACGTCCCCCTGA
- a CDS encoding ABC1 kinase family protein, giving the protein MGAVVWVYTALSSLVLAAGLAAVIRRILGARVGWLRTLVVAWTALLAGIPLSGKVAVSAGVATERGELTTSDGTAAAFLLVASLWVFAAALAVVMLLEVLVPSGSVPGPREAVGRLRAWLRRTRRYLQIARAATGSGLGAVLRGGPGSASFGPALASVFNRSGVTFVKLGQILATRDDLLPAETTRALATLQSDADPEPYDAVAATITADLGDRPEALFRTFDAEPLAAASVAQVHTATTRDGRDVVVKVQRSKARRQVEVDTDILVRLAATAEQRWPWARDMAVSRLAAGLAQSLREELDYRIEAGNTAAGAAALRDRADIVVPAVDTGLSTRRVLVMDRLHGVPLSNGEAAVAGLSAERRVELADTLIGALLDTVFVAGVFHADLHPGNILVLDDGRLGLLDFGAVGILDTETRQLLALLLFAILSDDAVSAVDALTLAFDVPDDLDVPLLRRELGREIAALQLRTTVGGDTFARIFAVLRRHGIAVPGDVAAAFRTLTSVEAAVTLLDPGSSLLQSARSQLPSLLKRLAEPKRVAAQAVSQAGVVAAIARRLPERVEHLTRALGDGTFTVRTRAFGDAEDRAWLRDQVNNGLAAAFGITACILAVVLALSGGGPQLTDELSLFGLLGLALGFCGVTLALRVVVRLFQRRE; this is encoded by the coding sequence GTGGGAGCGGTGGTCTGGGTCTACACGGCGTTGTCGAGCCTCGTGCTGGCCGCCGGCCTCGCGGCGGTGATCCGCCGCATCCTCGGCGCCCGCGTCGGCTGGCTGCGCACCCTCGTGGTGGCCTGGACCGCCCTCCTGGCGGGGATCCCGCTCAGCGGCAAGGTCGCGGTCTCCGCCGGCGTCGCGACCGAGCGGGGCGAGCTCACCACCTCCGACGGGACCGCCGCGGCCTTCCTCCTCGTCGCCTCGCTGTGGGTGTTCGCCGCCGCGCTCGCGGTGGTGATGCTGCTCGAGGTGCTCGTCCCGTCGGGCAGCGTGCCCGGCCCGCGCGAGGCGGTGGGGCGGCTCCGGGCGTGGCTGCGCCGTACCCGCCGCTATCTCCAGATCGCCCGGGCCGCCACCGGCTCGGGCCTGGGCGCGGTGCTCCGCGGCGGCCCGGGCTCGGCGTCCTTCGGGCCGGCGCTGGCGTCGGTGTTCAACCGGTCCGGCGTCACCTTCGTCAAGCTCGGCCAGATCCTCGCCACCCGCGACGACCTGCTGCCGGCCGAGACCACGCGCGCGCTGGCGACGCTCCAGTCCGACGCCGACCCGGAGCCGTACGACGCGGTGGCGGCCACGATCACGGCCGACCTCGGCGACCGGCCGGAGGCCCTCTTCCGCACGTTCGACGCCGAGCCGCTGGCGGCCGCGTCGGTGGCCCAGGTGCACACCGCGACCACCCGCGACGGCCGGGACGTCGTCGTGAAGGTGCAGCGCAGCAAGGCCCGCCGCCAGGTCGAGGTCGACACCGACATCCTGGTCCGGCTGGCGGCCACCGCCGAGCAGCGCTGGCCGTGGGCGCGGGACATGGCGGTGTCCCGGCTGGCCGCCGGCCTGGCCCAGTCGCTGCGCGAGGAGCTGGACTACCGGATCGAGGCCGGCAACACCGCCGCCGGCGCGGCCGCGCTGCGGGACCGGGCCGACATCGTGGTGCCCGCCGTCGACACCGGCCTGAGCACCCGCCGGGTGCTCGTGATGGACCGGCTGCACGGCGTACCCCTCTCCAACGGCGAGGCCGCCGTCGCCGGGCTCTCCGCCGAGCGGCGCGTCGAGCTCGCGGACACCCTGATCGGCGCGCTGCTCGACACCGTCTTCGTCGCCGGCGTCTTCCACGCCGACCTGCACCCCGGCAACATCCTGGTGCTGGACGACGGGCGGCTCGGGCTGCTCGACTTCGGCGCGGTCGGGATCCTCGACACCGAGACCCGGCAGCTGCTGGCGCTGCTGCTGTTCGCGATCCTCAGCGACGACGCGGTGTCCGCGGTGGACGCGCTGACACTGGCGTTCGACGTTCCCGACGACCTGGACGTGCCGCTGCTGCGACGCGAGCTGGGCCGTGAGATCGCCGCCCTCCAGCTGCGGACCACGGTCGGCGGCGACACCTTCGCCCGGATCTTCGCCGTGCTCCGCCGGCACGGCATCGCCGTCCCCGGCGACGTCGCCGCGGCGTTCCGCACGCTCACCTCCGTCGAGGCCGCGGTCACCCTCCTCGACCCCGGCAGCAGCCTGCTGCAGTCCGCCCGGTCCCAGCTGCCCTCGCTGCTGAAGCGGCTCGCCGAGCCGAAGCGGGTCGCCGCCCAGGCCGTCAGCCAGGCCGGCGTCGTCGCCGCGATCGCCCGCCGGCTGCCCGAGCGGGTCGAGCACCTCACCCGCGCCCTCGGCGACGGCACCTTCACCGTCCGCACCCGCGCGTTCGGCGACGCCGAGGACCGGGCCTGGCTGCGCGACCAGGTCAACAACGGACTGGCCGCGGCGTTCGGCATCACCGCGTGCATCCTCGCCGTCGTCCTGGCGCTCAGCGGCGGCGGTCCCCAGCTGACCGACGAGCTGTCGCTCTTCGGCCTGCTGGGGCTCGCGCTCGGGTTCTGCGGCGTGACGCTGGCGCTGCGGGTGGTCGTGCGGCTGTTCCAGCGGCGGGAGTAG
- a CDS encoding ABC transporter ATP-binding protein produces the protein MTAETESATPPAVLAAAGLTVQYGSSTVAVRDLDLEVRPGEVVAILGSNGAGKTSLLRAFSGAVGTHGGRVVGGTIRHRGSSITGRSADERVRRGIVQVPEGRQVFGTLSVEENLRIGAYCKRLGRLEMHTRLDRAFDTFPVLGDRRRQLAGLLSGGEQQMLAIARAMMADPDVLLLDEPSLGLAPRIVDQVSQILEAINDAGTSMLIVEQNAHVALELADRAYVLAVGESVLDGFADELKASPEIQAAYLGGEIDADVRI, from the coding sequence ATGACGGCAGAGACGGAGTCGGCGACTCCGCCGGCCGTCCTGGCCGCCGCGGGCCTGACGGTGCAGTACGGATCCTCGACCGTCGCGGTCCGCGACCTGGACCTGGAGGTGCGGCCGGGTGAGGTCGTGGCGATCCTCGGGAGCAACGGAGCCGGGAAGACCTCGCTGCTGCGCGCGTTCTCGGGTGCGGTCGGCACCCACGGCGGCCGGGTCGTCGGCGGCACGATCCGGCACCGCGGCTCGTCGATCACCGGCCGCTCGGCCGACGAGAGGGTACGGCGCGGCATCGTCCAGGTGCCTGAGGGCCGACAGGTCTTCGGGACGCTGTCCGTGGAGGAGAACCTGCGGATCGGGGCCTACTGCAAGCGCCTCGGGCGTCTCGAGATGCACACGCGTCTGGACCGGGCCTTCGACACCTTCCCGGTCCTCGGTGATCGACGGCGCCAGCTCGCCGGCCTGCTGTCGGGCGGCGAGCAGCAGATGCTGGCCATCGCCCGCGCGATGATGGCGGACCCCGACGTCCTCCTGCTCGACGAGCCGTCGCTCGGTCTGGCTCCCCGGATCGTCGACCAGGTCAGCCAGATCCTCGAGGCGATCAACGACGCGGGCACGTCGATGCTGATCGTCGAGCAGAACGCACATGTCGCACTGGAGCTCGCGGATCGTGCCTACGTCCTCGCCGTTGGCGAGTCGGTTCTCGACGGCTTTGCCGACGAGCTCAAGGCCAGCCCGGAGATCCAGGCCGCCTATCTGGGAGGGGAGATCGATGCCGATGTCCGCATCTGA
- a CDS encoding FAD-dependent oxidoreductase, translating to MLGQLAAHARWSPLTRILVVGADAAGMSAAHTALRAADAAGRDVEITVLEATGHTSYSACGIPYWIAGDVPSGDDLVARTAAEHRSAGIDLRLGARAVAVDTERRRVRFEQDGTAGEAEYDELVLATGAAPIIPDWARAADGGLVDGVHPVKSLDDGELWTGLLERAGEVGGPSRAVVVGGGYIGVEMAEALIRRGLSATLVTRGRVMSSLDEDLGAEIEDALVAAGVDLRTGRTIDGLETTGGPGDRVSGVVTDTGERLGADVVVLAIGVEPATRLGGEAGLPLGEAGGYLPDPAGRIAPGIWAAGDCCEVEHRLTGRRAFLPLGTHANKLGRVVGDNLLGGDRRFGGALGTAITRFVAGGVHLEIARTGLSSDQAAEAGYDVAALVTTGTTISGYMPEAEVIHTKVLGDRATRRLLGVQIVGGPGSAKRVDAAAAALWGGLTVDDLAGMDLAYAPPFATVWDALQIAARRLADRL from the coding sequence GTGCTCGGACAGCTCGCGGCGCACGCCCGGTGGTCCCCGTTGACCCGGATCCTGGTGGTCGGCGCGGACGCGGCCGGCATGAGCGCCGCGCACACCGCGCTGCGCGCCGCGGACGCGGCGGGTCGCGACGTCGAGATCACCGTCCTGGAGGCGACCGGGCACACGTCGTACTCCGCCTGCGGGATCCCGTACTGGATCGCCGGGGACGTCCCCAGCGGCGACGACCTGGTGGCCCGCACGGCCGCGGAGCACCGGAGCGCGGGCATCGACCTGCGGCTCGGTGCGCGGGCGGTCGCGGTGGACACCGAGCGGCGGCGGGTGCGGTTCGAGCAGGACGGGACCGCCGGCGAGGCGGAGTACGACGAGCTGGTGCTCGCGACCGGAGCCGCGCCGATCATCCCGGACTGGGCGCGGGCGGCGGACGGCGGGCTGGTCGACGGCGTCCATCCGGTGAAGAGCCTCGACGACGGCGAGCTCTGGACGGGCCTCCTCGAGCGGGCCGGCGAGGTGGGCGGTCCGTCGCGGGCGGTCGTCGTGGGCGGCGGGTACATCGGCGTGGAGATGGCCGAGGCGCTGATCCGGCGCGGCCTCTCGGCGACGCTGGTCACCCGGGGCCGGGTGATGAGCAGCCTCGATGAGGACCTGGGCGCCGAGATCGAGGACGCGCTGGTCGCCGCCGGCGTGGACCTGCGCACCGGCCGCACGATCGACGGGCTGGAGACGACCGGCGGACCGGGGGACCGGGTGAGCGGTGTCGTCACCGACACCGGTGAGCGCCTCGGTGCGGACGTCGTCGTCCTCGCGATCGGGGTCGAGCCCGCCACCCGCCTCGGCGGCGAGGCCGGGCTGCCGCTCGGCGAGGCGGGCGGATACCTGCCCGATCCCGCTGGCCGGATCGCCCCGGGGATCTGGGCCGCCGGCGACTGCTGCGAGGTGGAGCACCGGCTCACCGGCCGGCGTGCCTTCCTCCCGCTCGGCACCCACGCCAACAAGCTCGGCCGCGTCGTCGGCGACAACCTGCTCGGCGGGGACCGTCGGTTCGGGGGTGCCCTGGGCACCGCCATCACCCGTTTCGTCGCGGGCGGCGTGCACCTGGAGATCGCGCGGACCGGGCTCTCGAGCGACCAGGCGGCCGAGGCGGGGTACGACGTCGCCGCGCTCGTCACCACCGGCACCACGATCAGCGGCTACATGCCGGAGGCCGAGGTGATCCACACCAAGGTGCTCGGGGACCGGGCCACCCGCCGCCTGCTCGGCGTACAGATCGTCGGCGGGCCGGGCTCGGCGAAGCGCGTCGACGCCGCGGCCGCCGCGCTGTGGGGCGGCCTCACCGTCGACGACCTGGCCGGCATGGACCTGGCCTACGCGCCGCCGTTCGCCACGGTGTGGGACGCGCTGCAGATCGCGGCCCGGAGGCTGGCCGACCGGCTCTGA
- a CDS encoding Dps family protein: MATTATRHRTSQHVSHPAFRADEKLAGHLQQILVDLNDLALQGKQAHWNAVGPNFRDLHLQLDEIVDAARDFTDDVAERMRALYVVPDGTSARTSAQSSLPAFPGGEVETGEVIDAIVASIYAVTGTVRRVHDEVDAADPTTADLLHSILERLEQLAWLTDAERRTPGASVPEAIIA; the protein is encoded by the coding sequence ATGGCGACCACCGCGACCCGCCACCGCACGTCCCAGCACGTCTCGCACCCCGCCTTCCGCGCCGACGAGAAGCTCGCCGGCCACCTCCAGCAGATCCTCGTCGACCTCAACGACCTGGCCCTCCAGGGCAAGCAGGCGCACTGGAACGCGGTCGGCCCCAACTTCCGCGACCTCCACCTCCAGCTCGACGAGATCGTCGACGCCGCACGCGACTTCACCGACGACGTCGCGGAGCGGATGCGGGCGCTGTACGTCGTCCCCGACGGCACCTCCGCGCGTACCTCCGCCCAGTCGAGCCTGCCCGCCTTCCCCGGCGGCGAGGTCGAGACCGGCGAGGTCATCGACGCGATCGTCGCCTCGATCTACGCCGTGACCGGCACCGTCCGCCGGGTCCACGACGAGGTCGACGCCGCCGACCCGACGACCGCCGACCTGCTGCACTCGATCCTCGAGCGGCTCGAGCAGCTCGCCTGGCTGACCGACGCCGAGCGCCGTACGCCGGGCGCGTCGGTGCCCGAGGCGATCATCGCCTGA
- a CDS encoding branched-chain amino acid ABC transporter permease, protein MSEDSGRTMALTATPPESSAAGPEPAPGRSVGTGAPGAPRRPRRGGRAVLVAAIVIALLVAPLYVDAFWLNLGGFAFAASIGAIGLTILYGRVGQLSLAHSFFLAVGAYGYLFFASPAVEGSWGMGLPPLLAVGAAVVLSAVVGLAFSPLSRRLKGISIGVATLALIFIGEHVLYAFPELSGGFNGRSVPDLTIGGFAVIGNEPAITLLGVPFGRPERLWVVAGLTLLATALLASRILRGRVGRAYIAVRDSEQHAAALGIDVNRTRSSGFMVSAVLAGLSGVLLALAFRRIVPEYWSLMLSLQYLAMVIIGGLGSIRGAVGGAAFVTALPLLLQRYGEAVPGLSSDPGAPFPPSVVAQLVFGLLIVVVLMRDPRGIAHQLTQLRARWRARSR, encoded by the coding sequence GTGTCTGAGGACAGCGGTCGCACGATGGCCCTGACGGCCACACCCCCCGAGTCGTCCGCCGCCGGCCCGGAGCCGGCTCCGGGCCGGTCCGTCGGCACAGGAGCGCCCGGCGCGCCTCGGCGACCTCGCCGAGGGGGCCGCGCCGTCCTGGTCGCCGCGATCGTGATCGCCCTGCTCGTGGCGCCCCTCTACGTCGACGCGTTCTGGCTCAACCTGGGTGGGTTCGCCTTCGCGGCGTCGATCGGGGCGATCGGCCTCACCATCCTCTACGGCCGTGTGGGTCAGCTGTCGCTCGCCCACTCGTTCTTCCTCGCGGTCGGCGCCTACGGCTACCTGTTCTTCGCCTCGCCCGCCGTCGAGGGGAGCTGGGGGATGGGACTGCCTCCGCTGCTGGCGGTCGGCGCCGCGGTGGTGCTCTCGGCGGTCGTGGGCCTCGCGTTCAGTCCGTTGTCCCGCCGCCTCAAGGGGATCAGCATCGGCGTGGCCACCCTGGCCCTGATCTTCATCGGCGAGCACGTCCTGTACGCCTTCCCGGAGCTCAGTGGTGGCTTCAACGGGCGCAGCGTGCCGGACCTGACCATCGGCGGGTTCGCGGTGATCGGCAACGAGCCGGCGATCACGCTGCTCGGCGTGCCCTTCGGCCGGCCGGAGCGGCTCTGGGTCGTCGCCGGACTGACCCTCCTGGCCACCGCGCTGCTCGCGTCGCGGATCCTGCGCGGTCGGGTGGGCCGCGCCTACATCGCCGTTCGTGACAGCGAGCAGCACGCGGCGGCGCTCGGCATCGACGTCAATCGCACCCGGTCGAGCGGCTTCATGGTGAGCGCCGTCCTCGCCGGCCTCTCCGGCGTGCTGCTGGCGCTGGCCTTCCGGCGGATCGTTCCCGAGTACTGGAGCCTGATGCTGTCGCTCCAGTACCTCGCCATGGTGATCATCGGCGGTCTGGGCTCGATCCGGGGAGCCGTGGGAGGTGCGGCCTTCGTGACCGCACTCCCGCTGCTGCTGCAGCGATACGGGGAGGCCGTACCGGGCCTGAGCTCCGACCCCGGCGCGCCGTTCCCCCCGTCCGTCGTCGCCCAACTCGTGTTCGGCCTGCTCATCGTCGTGGTGCTGATGCGCGACCCCAGGGGAATCGCTCACCAGCTGACCCAGCTCCGGGCGAGGTGGCGCGCTCGGAGCCGCTGA
- a CDS encoding branched-chain amino acid ABC transporter permease: MNHLLTVVVTGVSVGSLYALVALGIVIVYKSSAVVNLAQPSLLMLGTFVVASAATVHDLPFWLALLIGLIFTVALSVLIEKFLVRRFTRHNAVVAASVMTLGLDFALVTEVDRRIGARIIPAGDPWGSETFSLLGVTVPAIRIAALAVSLLFLVGFHLWLQRSDFGIAMRATAERPDTAALMGVRLGVVAATAWGVSGALAVVAGVFLVGFPSPGLDTSLGDVALRALPAAIIGGLDSTTGAVVGGLLVGLSEALVLGYHADLAFLGQGLEVVAPYVVMLAVLVWRPAGLFGTQEVRRV, encoded by the coding sequence ATGAACCATCTGCTCACGGTCGTGGTGACCGGGGTGTCGGTCGGATCCCTCTACGCACTGGTGGCCCTCGGCATCGTCATCGTCTACAAGTCGTCGGCGGTCGTGAACCTCGCGCAGCCCTCGTTGCTCATGTTGGGCACGTTCGTCGTCGCGAGCGCCGCGACCGTCCACGACCTCCCGTTCTGGTTGGCGCTGCTGATCGGGTTGATCTTCACGGTCGCGCTGTCGGTGCTCATCGAGAAGTTCCTGGTACGCCGGTTCACCCGGCACAACGCAGTGGTGGCGGCGAGCGTGATGACCCTCGGCCTCGACTTCGCGCTCGTGACCGAGGTGGATCGCCGGATCGGCGCTCGGATCATCCCCGCCGGTGATCCCTGGGGGTCGGAGACCTTCTCCCTCCTCGGGGTCACGGTTCCGGCGATCAGGATCGCCGCTCTCGCGGTGAGTCTCCTGTTCCTCGTCGGATTCCATCTCTGGTTGCAGCGCAGCGACTTCGGGATCGCCATGCGCGCGACGGCGGAGCGCCCCGACACGGCCGCACTGATGGGTGTTCGCCTCGGTGTCGTGGCGGCGACGGCGTGGGGTGTCTCCGGCGCGCTCGCCGTGGTCGCAGGCGTCTTCCTGGTCGGATTCCCGAGTCCCGGGCTCGACACGAGCCTGGGGGACGTGGCGCTCCGAGCGCTTCCCGCCGCCATCATCGGCGGTCTCGACTCGACCACCGGCGCGGTGGTCGGTGGCCTGCTGGTCGGGCTGTCGGAGGCGCTGGTCCTGGGCTATCACGCCGACCTGGCGTTCCTCGGGCAGGGACTCGAGGTCGTCGCGCCGTACGTCGTCATGCTGGCCGTCCTCGTCTGGCGCCCGGCAGGTCTCTTCGGAACACAGGAGGTACGGCGTGTCTGA
- a CDS encoding ABC transporter permease codes for MSTVNQALNDGWVVAQRNLIKIIRVPEILVFVLLSPIMFVLLFAYVFGGAIETPGVNYREWLIAGIFGQTIVFGATFTGAGLAEDMQKGIIDRFRSLPMSNSAVLVGRTASDVVYNVLSLIIMALTGLIVGWRIREGLLDALAAFALLLVFGYAISWVMAWVGLMVPSVEVINNASFMVIMPLTFISNAFVPTESFNKVLKPVVEWNPVSAVTQASRDLFGNTGVGPGSDAWSMQHPVAYTLIWVVLIIAVFAPLSVRQYRLTTSR; via the coding sequence ATGAGCACCGTCAACCAGGCCCTCAACGACGGCTGGGTGGTCGCCCAGCGCAACCTGATCAAGATCATCCGGGTCCCCGAGATCCTGGTGTTCGTCCTGCTCAGCCCGATCATGTTCGTGCTTCTGTTCGCCTATGTCTTCGGCGGCGCGATCGAGACGCCGGGCGTCAACTACCGCGAGTGGCTGATCGCGGGCATCTTCGGCCAGACCATCGTGTTCGGCGCGACGTTCACCGGCGCCGGCCTCGCCGAGGACATGCAGAAGGGCATCATCGACCGGTTCCGGTCCCTGCCGATGTCCAACTCAGCCGTCCTGGTGGGCCGGACCGCGTCCGACGTCGTCTACAACGTGCTGTCGCTGATCATCATGGCGCTCACCGGCCTGATCGTCGGGTGGCGGATCCGCGAGGGGCTCCTCGACGCGCTGGCGGCGTTCGCGCTGCTGCTGGTGTTCGGCTACGCGATCAGCTGGGTGATGGCCTGGGTGGGCCTGATGGTGCCGAGTGTCGAGGTCATCAACAACGCGTCGTTCATGGTGATCATGCCGCTCACCTTCATCTCCAACGCGTTCGTGCCGACCGAGTCCTTCAACAAGGTGCTCAAGCCGGTGGTGGAGTGGAATCCGGTCTCGGCCGTCACACAGGCCAGCCGCGACCTGTTCGGCAACACCGGCGTCGGGCCGGGCTCCGACGCGTGGTCGATGCAGCACCCGGTCGCCTACACCCTGATCTGGGTGGTGCTGATCATCGCGGTCTTCGCGCCGCTGTCGGTGCGGCAGTACCGGCTGACGACGAGCAGGTAG
- a CDS encoding cytochrome P450 — protein MTDDLLHSGYRLGGGAAWRDPWPGYAWLRDHHPVHHVVPAGRPDRDHYVLSRHADVLAAAVDVATYSSAHGLTVEYDELERIGLVDNPPFVMTDPPVHTTFRRLVARGFTPRQVRDLAPVVRAFVVERVERLRAAGGGDVVAELFKPLPSRVVGHYLGVPVEDQPRFDDWSSAIVAANVAGEGAAAAAGAAGATAELLTYFTELVERRRSAPGEDTVSQLVLADIDLLEILAFVFTMVAGGNDTSTGALGGAVQLLAAHPGQRALLVASPELVPDAVEEILRLTSPVQGLARTTTRDVVLHGTTIPAGRKVLLLYAAGNRDPRRYGPDADVLDVRRRPSQVLSFGQGHHHCLGAAAARLQITVALEELLARIPSFTIDEDAVTWAPGPYVRRPLSVPLVVS, from the coding sequence ATGACGGACGATCTGTTGCATTCCGGATATCGTCTCGGCGGCGGGGCCGCGTGGCGTGACCCGTGGCCCGGGTACGCCTGGCTGCGCGACCACCACCCGGTCCACCACGTGGTGCCGGCCGGGCGCCCGGACCGCGACCACTACGTCCTGTCCCGCCACGCCGACGTCCTCGCGGCCGCGGTCGACGTGGCGACGTACTCCAGCGCGCACGGCCTGACCGTCGAGTACGACGAGCTGGAGCGGATCGGCCTCGTCGACAACCCGCCGTTCGTGATGACCGACCCGCCGGTGCACACCACCTTCCGCCGGCTGGTGGCGCGCGGGTTCACGCCGCGTCAGGTGCGCGACCTCGCGCCGGTGGTGCGGGCGTTCGTCGTGGAGCGGGTCGAACGGCTCCGGGCCGCGGGCGGCGGGGACGTGGTGGCCGAGCTGTTCAAGCCGCTGCCGAGCCGGGTCGTCGGGCACTATCTCGGTGTGCCCGTCGAGGACCAGCCGCGCTTCGACGACTGGAGCAGCGCGATCGTCGCGGCCAATGTCGCCGGTGAGGGGGCGGCGGCAGCTGCGGGCGCGGCCGGCGCGACCGCCGAGCTGCTGACCTACTTCACCGAGCTCGTCGAGCGCCGCCGCAGCGCGCCGGGGGAGGACACCGTCTCCCAGCTGGTCCTGGCCGACATCGACCTGCTGGAGATCCTCGCCTTCGTCTTCACCATGGTCGCCGGCGGCAACGACACCTCCACCGGCGCGCTCGGCGGCGCCGTCCAGCTGCTCGCCGCGCACCCCGGCCAGCGCGCCCTCCTCGTCGCGTCCCCCGAGCTGGTCCCGGACGCGGTCGAGGAGATCCTGCGCCTCACCTCCCCGGTCCAGGGCCTGGCCCGCACCACGACCCGCGACGTCGTCCTGCACGGCACGACCATCCCCGCGGGGCGCAAGGTCCTCCTCCTGTACGCCGCCGGCAACCGCGACCCCCGGAGGTACGGGCCGGACGCCGACGTCCTCGACGTACGACGCCGACCGAGCCAGGTGCTCAGCTTCGGCCAGGGCCACCACCACTGCCTGGGCGCGGCCGCCGCGCGGCTGCAGATCACCGTCGCGCTGGAGGAGCTGCTCGCGCGCATCCCGTCATTCACGATCGACGAGGATGCGGTCACCTGGGCGCCCGGTCCGTACGTCCGGCGCCCGCTCTCCGTCCCGCTGGTGGTCTCGTGA
- a CDS encoding DUF4162 domain-containing protein encodes MWDVIRELVGEGATLLLTTQYLEEADVLADDIVVIDHGREIAHGTADELKAQTGGQRIEVVLASAVDTEAAFGVLNEVAVGEVKVSGGGRELEAAVGDEAASDLLRVLQGFERDAVKVLDVGLRRPTLDDVFLTLTGHESAETDR; translated from the coding sequence ATGTGGGACGTCATCCGCGAGCTGGTGGGCGAGGGGGCGACGCTGCTGCTGACGACGCAGTACCTCGAGGAGGCCGACGTGCTGGCCGACGACATCGTGGTGATCGACCACGGCCGCGAGATCGCGCACGGCACCGCCGACGAGCTCAAGGCGCAGACGGGCGGGCAGCGGATCGAGGTGGTGCTGGCCAGTGCTGTCGACACCGAGGCGGCGTTCGGGGTGCTCAACGAGGTCGCGGTCGGCGAGGTCAAGGTCTCCGGCGGCGGCCGCGAGCTGGAGGCCGCGGTCGGCGACGAGGCCGCGAGCGACCTGCTGCGGGTGCTGCAGGGCTTCGAGCGGGACGCCGTGAAGGTCCTCGACGTCGGGCTGCGCCGACCCACCCTCGACGACGTCTTCCTCACCCTGACCGGACACGAGAGCGCGGAGACCGACCGATGA